A part of Drosophila ananassae strain 14024-0371.13 chromosome 2R, ASM1763931v2, whole genome shotgun sequence genomic DNA contains:
- the LOC6506927 gene encoding IQ motif and SEC7 domain-containing protein 1 isoform X3 — MSSYTAAQYYKTTNMITSNEIYCFPQKSLERSGSTQYDLAGGPPQGSVTATSTDGSSVGGYVYLQNHYAPGAHSGSAAAINYPAQQHPQMVYQLQQYPTCHQQQQQQHHQHLHQTAAGHYVQVGGQYHHHHMLHGHAHHHGHGGAVVIAGSGVGTGLGAGATSVMMQHHHQQQQQQQQQNMHKKNSIRNGGDVLKRTRAQSAYELSQDLLEKQIELLERKYGGLRARNAAVTIQRAFRHYMMVKKFASITAMAKAEKRLSRRMVVTASNMTLAEPDATNTNTSTSSAYGSATESQLEQQHQQQQQQQQQQQISAQQPRVTIMAGPPGAASPGLSRTPPTRSLSMRERRQLDCSPIPRSQSGASPASIASSTATSSALASHPHVNLLHAAEPHYYNAQAMPTAAAYYTSYHGSPHDLSYASSADTSLNASWVNSSGGQPTGHSPHTPYYSAAQIYMRPKGGSTTPTPSCSGSTGSGSGGSGSCSGSGKKVPPEVPKRTSSITAQQQSQLLLLQRQTPPPPSLLRTNGLCKTAENGSLTSVQSSGSDSSVTSAERNMNSDLGSDRSNSPHTWKRGTALNSSQQFSTHSADSAGPAPGHGAGGGAGGYAAQMQAAVAAATAVGGLPPADDHAISSHTSAAQYEQHEQQQHEQQQLQAAAAAAGVAQNYKMSETIRKRQYRVGLNLFNKKPEKGITYLIRRGFLENTPQGVARFLITRKGLSRQMIGEYLGNLQNQFNMAVLSCFAMELDLSGRQVDVALRKFQAYFRMPGEAQKIERLMEIFSQRYCECNADIVGRLRSSDTIFVLAFAIIMLNTDLHTPNLKPERRMRVEDFIKNLRGIDDCHDIDKDMLTGIYERVKSDEFKPGSDHVTQVMKVQATIVGKKPNLALPHRRLVCYCRLYEIPDVNKKERPGVHQREVFLFNDLLVITKIFSKKKTSVTYTFRNSFPLCGTVVTLLDMPNYPFCIQLSQKVDGKILITFNARNEHDRCKFAEDLKESISEMDEMETLRIEAELERQKSARNRAPGNAENRDSGVADVEVCPCPYQPGSQAAGEQAPNSADSTQQLKRSALSNSLLDMHEQFGNEKPQRRGSVGSLDSGMSISFQSTTTSSASRDNAAAIAAAANAAAAAKMRFNMPPTAAIATPNVYAAPGMQAYTHANFVQQSQAAYMLQQQQMLQQQAQLQAQAQAQAQAQAQAQAQAQPLTGRIPGRERKASRTDENGRSTEV, encoded by the exons CTTTCCACAGAAGAGCCTGGAACGCAGTGGCTCCACCCAGTACGACTTGGCTGGAGGACCACCCCAGGGCTCCGTCACCGCCACCTCCACCGACGGCAGCAGCGTCGGCGGCTATGTCTACCTGCAGAACCACTACGCCCCCGGAGCCCACTCCGGCTCCGCCGCCGCCATCAACTATCCTGCCCAACAGCACCCCCAGATGGTCTACCAGCTCCAGCAGTATCCCACGTGccatcagcaacagcagcagcagcaccaccagcacTTACACCAGACCGCCGCCGGACACTACGTGCAGGTGGGTGGTCagtaccaccaccaccacatgCTCCACGGCCATGCCCACCACCACGGGCATGGCGGGGCGGTGGTCATAGCGGGCAGTGGCGTGGGCACTGGCCTGGGAGCCGGGGCCACCAGTGTGATGATgcaacaccaccaccagcagcagcagcaacagcagcagcagaacaTGCACAAGAAGAACTCCATACGGAACGGCGGGGATGTCCTCAAGAGGACGCGGGCACAGTCGGC CTACGAACTCTCGCAAGATCTGCTGGAGAAGCAGATCGAGCTGCTGGAGCGCAAGTACGGCGGATTGAGGGCCCGGAACGCAGCGGTGACCATTCAGCGCGCCTTCCGCCACTACATGATGGTGAAGAAGTTCGCCTCCATCACGGCCATGGCCAAGGCCGAGAAGCGTCTCTCCCGGCGCATGGTGGTGACGGCCAGCAACATGACCCTGGCGGAGCCAGATgccaccaacaccaacacctCCACCTCTTCGGCTTATGGCAGTGCCACGGAATCTCAActggagcagcagcaccagcaacaacagcagcagcagcagcagcagcagatctCTGCTCAGCAGCCACGTGTCACGATCATGGCGGGTCCCCCGGGAGCAGCTTCCCCGGGCTTATCGCGGACACCGCCCACGCGTTCACTTTCCATGCGGGAGCGACGTCAGCTGGACTGCAGTCCCATTCCGCGTAGTCAGTCAG GAGCCTCCCCCGCCTCCATAGCCAGCTCCACGGCCACCTCTTCTGCTCTCGCCTCGCATCCCCATGTGAACCTGCTGCATGCCGCCGAGCCGCATTACTACAACGCCCAGGCCATGCCCACGGCGGCCGCCTACTACACCAGCTACCATGGCTCCCCCCACGACCTGAGCTACGCCAGCTCGGCGGACACCTCGCTGAACGCCTCGTGGGTGAACTCCAGCGGTGGCCAACCCACCGGCCACTCCCCGCACACGCCCTACTACTCGGCGGCCCAGATCTACATGCGACCCAAGGGCGGCAGCACCACGCCCACGCCCAGCTGCAGCGGCAGCACAGGGAGCGGCAGTGGGGGCAGTGGCAgctgcagcggcagcggcaagAAGGTGCCACCGGAGGTGCCCAAGCGGACCAGCTCCATCACCGCCCAGCAGCAGAGCCAGCTCCTGTTGCTGCAGCGACAGACGCCACCGCCTCCATCGCTGCTGCGCACCAACGGACTCTGCAAGACGGCGGAGAACGGCAGCCTGACCTCCGTGCAGAGCTCCGGCTCGGACTCGAGTGTCACCTCCGCGGAGCGGAACATGAACAGTGACTTGGGCTCGGATCGCAGCAACTCCCCGCACACCTGGAAGCGAGGAACGGCCCTGAACAGCTCCCAGCAGTTCTCCACCCACTCGGCGGACTCCGCTGGACCTGCCCCGGGCCATGGAGCTGGCGGCGGAGCCGGTGGCTATGCCgcccagatgcaggccgcagtgGCAGCTGCCACGGCCGTGGGTGGCCTGCCGCCGGCCGACGACCATGCCATATCCTCGCACACGAGCGCCGCCCAGTACGAGCAGCacgaacagcagcagcacgaGCAGCAACAGCTCCAGGCGGCGGCTGCTGCCGCTGGGGTGGCCCAGAACTACAAGATGTCGGAGACGATCCGCAAGAGGCAGTACCGCGTCGGCTTGAATCTCTTCAACAAGAAGCCGGAGAAGGGCATCACCTATCTGATCCGGCGGGGATTCCTCGAGAACACGCCCCAGGGAGTGGCCCGATTCCTGATCACCCGCAAGGGCCTGTCCCGCCAGATGATCGGCGAGTATCTGGGCAACCTGCAGAACCAGTTCAACATGGCCGTGCTCAGCTGCTTCGCCATGGAGCTGGACTTGTCCGGCCGCCAAGTGGACGTGGCTCTGCGGAAGTTCCAGGCCTACTTCCGGATGCCGGGCGAGGCGCAGAAAATCGAACGTCTGATGGAGATCTTCTCGCAGCGCTACTGCGAGTGCAATGCCGATATCGTGGGGCGATTAAGGTCATCCGATACG ATCTTTGTCCTGGCTTTCGCCATCATCATGCTCAACACGGATCTGCACACGCCCAATCTGAAACCGGAGCGTCGCATGCGCGTCGAGGACTTCATCAAGAATCTGCGCGGCATCGACGACTGCCACGACATCGACAAGGACATGCTCACCGGCATCTACGAGCGCGTCAAGTCGGACGAGTTCAAGCCTGGCAGCGACCACGTCACCCAGGTGATGAAGGTCCAGGCCACCATTGTGGGCAAGAAACCGAACCTGGCCCTGCCCCATCGCCGTCTGGTCTGCTACTGCCGGCTGTACGAGATTCCCGACGTGAACAAGAAGGAGCGACCGGGTGTGCACCAGCGCGAGGTGTTCCTCTTCAACGATCTGCTCGTCATCACGAAGATCTTCAGCAAAAAGAAGACCTCCGTCACGTACACATTCCGCAACAGCTTCCCGCTGTGCGGCACTGTGGTGACCCTGCTGGACATGCCCAACTATCCCTTCTGCATCCAGCTGTCGCAGAAGGTCGACGGCAAGATCCTCATCACGTTCAATGCCCGCAACGAGCACGACCGCTGCAAGTTTGCCGAGGACCTCAAGGAGTCCATCAGCGAAATGGACGAAATGGAGACGCTGCGCATTGAGGCCGAGCTGGAGCGCCAAAAGTCGGCCCGCAACAGGGCCCCTGGCAACGCGGAGAACCGCGACAGCGGTGTGGCCGATGTGGAGGTGTGTCCTTGTCCCTATCAGCCAGGATCCCAGGCGGCCGGCGAGCAGGCACCAAACTCGGCTGATTCCACGCAGCAGCTGAAGCGCAGTGCGCTGAGCAACAGTCTCCTGGACATGCACGAGCAAT TTGGCAACGAGAAACCGCAGCGGAGGGGAAGCGTTGGCTCCCTGGACAGCGGCATGAGCATCTCGTTCCAGTCCACCACCACGTCGAGCGCCTCCCGGGACAATGCCGCTGCCATAGCCGCGGCAGCCAATGCTGCGGCAGCGGCCAAGATGCGCTTTAACATGCCACCCACGGCGGCCATTGCCACGCCCAATGTGTACGCGGCACCGGGAATGCAGGCCTACACCCACGCCAACTTTGTGCAACAATCTCAGGCCGCCTACatgctgcagcagcaacagatgCTCCAGCAACAGGCACAATTGCAGGCTCAGGCGCAGGCACAAGCCCAGGCCCAGGCTCAAGCTCAAGCTCAGGCTCAGCCACTCACTGGAAGGATACCGGGACGGGAGAGGAAGGCATCCCGCACGGACGAGAACGGACGGTCGACGGAGGTCTAA
- the LOC6506927 gene encoding IQ motif and SEC7 domain-containing protein 1 isoform X1 encodes MAEEHNPDTDQELMLHQTTQSLLMASSMMFVDHPGGAASLPMPMPMPLHAPVPYNVDELLRENNTLHAKIKELSIERDRLLCEVSNLRLELDMSELKRLPVDFDESFPQKSLERSGSTQYDLAGGPPQGSVTATSTDGSSVGGYVYLQNHYAPGAHSGSAAAINYPAQQHPQMVYQLQQYPTCHQQQQQQHHQHLHQTAAGHYVQVGGQYHHHHMLHGHAHHHGHGGAVVIAGSGVGTGLGAGATSVMMQHHHQQQQQQQQQNMHKKNSIRNGGDVLKRTRAQSAYELSQDLLEKQIELLERKYGGLRARNAAVTIQRAFRHYMMVKKFASITAMAKAEKRLSRRMVVTASNMTLAEPDATNTNTSTSSAYGSATESQLEQQHQQQQQQQQQQQISAQQPRVTIMAGPPGAASPGLSRTPPTRSLSMRERRQLDCSPIPRSQSGASPASIASSTATSSALASHPHVNLLHAAEPHYYNAQAMPTAAAYYTSYHGSPHDLSYASSADTSLNASWVNSSGGQPTGHSPHTPYYSAAQIYMRPKGGSTTPTPSCSGSTGSGSGGSGSCSGSGKKVPPEVPKRTSSITAQQQSQLLLLQRQTPPPPSLLRTNGLCKTAENGSLTSVQSSGSDSSVTSAERNMNSDLGSDRSNSPHTWKRGTALNSSQQFSTHSADSAGPAPGHGAGGGAGGYAAQMQAAVAAATAVGGLPPADDHAISSHTSAAQYEQHEQQQHEQQQLQAAAAAAGVAQNYKMSETIRKRQYRVGLNLFNKKPEKGITYLIRRGFLENTPQGVARFLITRKGLSRQMIGEYLGNLQNQFNMAVLSCFAMELDLSGRQVDVALRKFQAYFRMPGEAQKIERLMEIFSQRYCECNADIVGRLRSSDTIFVLAFAIIMLNTDLHTPNLKPERRMRVEDFIKNLRGIDDCHDIDKDMLTGIYERVKSDEFKPGSDHVTQVMKVQATIVGKKPNLALPHRRLVCYCRLYEIPDVNKKERPGVHQREVFLFNDLLVITKIFSKKKTSVTYTFRNSFPLCGTVVTLLDMPNYPFCIQLSQKVDGKILITFNARNEHDRCKFAEDLKESISEMDEMETLRIEAELERQKSARNRAPGNAENRDSGVADVEVCPCPYQPGSQAAGEQAPNSADSTQQLKRSALSNSLLDMHEQFGNEKPQRRGSVGSLDSGMSISFQSTTTSSASRDNAAAIAAAANAAAAAKMRFNMPPTAAIATPNVYAAPGMQAYTHANFVQQSQAAYMLQQQQMLQQQAQLQAQAQAQAQAQAQAQAQAQPLTGRIPGRERKASRTDENGRSTEV; translated from the exons CTTTCCACAGAAGAGCCTGGAACGCAGTGGCTCCACCCAGTACGACTTGGCTGGAGGACCACCCCAGGGCTCCGTCACCGCCACCTCCACCGACGGCAGCAGCGTCGGCGGCTATGTCTACCTGCAGAACCACTACGCCCCCGGAGCCCACTCCGGCTCCGCCGCCGCCATCAACTATCCTGCCCAACAGCACCCCCAGATGGTCTACCAGCTCCAGCAGTATCCCACGTGccatcagcaacagcagcagcagcaccaccagcacTTACACCAGACCGCCGCCGGACACTACGTGCAGGTGGGTGGTCagtaccaccaccaccacatgCTCCACGGCCATGCCCACCACCACGGGCATGGCGGGGCGGTGGTCATAGCGGGCAGTGGCGTGGGCACTGGCCTGGGAGCCGGGGCCACCAGTGTGATGATgcaacaccaccaccagcagcagcagcaacagcagcagcagaacaTGCACAAGAAGAACTCCATACGGAACGGCGGGGATGTCCTCAAGAGGACGCGGGCACAGTCGGC CTACGAACTCTCGCAAGATCTGCTGGAGAAGCAGATCGAGCTGCTGGAGCGCAAGTACGGCGGATTGAGGGCCCGGAACGCAGCGGTGACCATTCAGCGCGCCTTCCGCCACTACATGATGGTGAAGAAGTTCGCCTCCATCACGGCCATGGCCAAGGCCGAGAAGCGTCTCTCCCGGCGCATGGTGGTGACGGCCAGCAACATGACCCTGGCGGAGCCAGATgccaccaacaccaacacctCCACCTCTTCGGCTTATGGCAGTGCCACGGAATCTCAActggagcagcagcaccagcaacaacagcagcagcagcagcagcagcagatctCTGCTCAGCAGCCACGTGTCACGATCATGGCGGGTCCCCCGGGAGCAGCTTCCCCGGGCTTATCGCGGACACCGCCCACGCGTTCACTTTCCATGCGGGAGCGACGTCAGCTGGACTGCAGTCCCATTCCGCGTAGTCAGTCAG GAGCCTCCCCCGCCTCCATAGCCAGCTCCACGGCCACCTCTTCTGCTCTCGCCTCGCATCCCCATGTGAACCTGCTGCATGCCGCCGAGCCGCATTACTACAACGCCCAGGCCATGCCCACGGCGGCCGCCTACTACACCAGCTACCATGGCTCCCCCCACGACCTGAGCTACGCCAGCTCGGCGGACACCTCGCTGAACGCCTCGTGGGTGAACTCCAGCGGTGGCCAACCCACCGGCCACTCCCCGCACACGCCCTACTACTCGGCGGCCCAGATCTACATGCGACCCAAGGGCGGCAGCACCACGCCCACGCCCAGCTGCAGCGGCAGCACAGGGAGCGGCAGTGGGGGCAGTGGCAgctgcagcggcagcggcaagAAGGTGCCACCGGAGGTGCCCAAGCGGACCAGCTCCATCACCGCCCAGCAGCAGAGCCAGCTCCTGTTGCTGCAGCGACAGACGCCACCGCCTCCATCGCTGCTGCGCACCAACGGACTCTGCAAGACGGCGGAGAACGGCAGCCTGACCTCCGTGCAGAGCTCCGGCTCGGACTCGAGTGTCACCTCCGCGGAGCGGAACATGAACAGTGACTTGGGCTCGGATCGCAGCAACTCCCCGCACACCTGGAAGCGAGGAACGGCCCTGAACAGCTCCCAGCAGTTCTCCACCCACTCGGCGGACTCCGCTGGACCTGCCCCGGGCCATGGAGCTGGCGGCGGAGCCGGTGGCTATGCCgcccagatgcaggccgcagtgGCAGCTGCCACGGCCGTGGGTGGCCTGCCGCCGGCCGACGACCATGCCATATCCTCGCACACGAGCGCCGCCCAGTACGAGCAGCacgaacagcagcagcacgaGCAGCAACAGCTCCAGGCGGCGGCTGCTGCCGCTGGGGTGGCCCAGAACTACAAGATGTCGGAGACGATCCGCAAGAGGCAGTACCGCGTCGGCTTGAATCTCTTCAACAAGAAGCCGGAGAAGGGCATCACCTATCTGATCCGGCGGGGATTCCTCGAGAACACGCCCCAGGGAGTGGCCCGATTCCTGATCACCCGCAAGGGCCTGTCCCGCCAGATGATCGGCGAGTATCTGGGCAACCTGCAGAACCAGTTCAACATGGCCGTGCTCAGCTGCTTCGCCATGGAGCTGGACTTGTCCGGCCGCCAAGTGGACGTGGCTCTGCGGAAGTTCCAGGCCTACTTCCGGATGCCGGGCGAGGCGCAGAAAATCGAACGTCTGATGGAGATCTTCTCGCAGCGCTACTGCGAGTGCAATGCCGATATCGTGGGGCGATTAAGGTCATCCGATACG ATCTTTGTCCTGGCTTTCGCCATCATCATGCTCAACACGGATCTGCACACGCCCAATCTGAAACCGGAGCGTCGCATGCGCGTCGAGGACTTCATCAAGAATCTGCGCGGCATCGACGACTGCCACGACATCGACAAGGACATGCTCACCGGCATCTACGAGCGCGTCAAGTCGGACGAGTTCAAGCCTGGCAGCGACCACGTCACCCAGGTGATGAAGGTCCAGGCCACCATTGTGGGCAAGAAACCGAACCTGGCCCTGCCCCATCGCCGTCTGGTCTGCTACTGCCGGCTGTACGAGATTCCCGACGTGAACAAGAAGGAGCGACCGGGTGTGCACCAGCGCGAGGTGTTCCTCTTCAACGATCTGCTCGTCATCACGAAGATCTTCAGCAAAAAGAAGACCTCCGTCACGTACACATTCCGCAACAGCTTCCCGCTGTGCGGCACTGTGGTGACCCTGCTGGACATGCCCAACTATCCCTTCTGCATCCAGCTGTCGCAGAAGGTCGACGGCAAGATCCTCATCACGTTCAATGCCCGCAACGAGCACGACCGCTGCAAGTTTGCCGAGGACCTCAAGGAGTCCATCAGCGAAATGGACGAAATGGAGACGCTGCGCATTGAGGCCGAGCTGGAGCGCCAAAAGTCGGCCCGCAACAGGGCCCCTGGCAACGCGGAGAACCGCGACAGCGGTGTGGCCGATGTGGAGGTGTGTCCTTGTCCCTATCAGCCAGGATCCCAGGCGGCCGGCGAGCAGGCACCAAACTCGGCTGATTCCACGCAGCAGCTGAAGCGCAGTGCGCTGAGCAACAGTCTCCTGGACATGCACGAGCAAT TTGGCAACGAGAAACCGCAGCGGAGGGGAAGCGTTGGCTCCCTGGACAGCGGCATGAGCATCTCGTTCCAGTCCACCACCACGTCGAGCGCCTCCCGGGACAATGCCGCTGCCATAGCCGCGGCAGCCAATGCTGCGGCAGCGGCCAAGATGCGCTTTAACATGCCACCCACGGCGGCCATTGCCACGCCCAATGTGTACGCGGCACCGGGAATGCAGGCCTACACCCACGCCAACTTTGTGCAACAATCTCAGGCCGCCTACatgctgcagcagcaacagatgCTCCAGCAACAGGCACAATTGCAGGCTCAGGCGCAGGCACAAGCCCAGGCCCAGGCTCAAGCTCAAGCTCAGGCTCAGCCACTCACTGGAAGGATACCGGGACGGGAGAGGAAGGCATCCCGCACGGACGAGAACGGACGGTCGACGGAGGTCTAA
- the LOC6506927 gene encoding IQ motif and SEC7 domain-containing protein 1 isoform X4, with protein sequence MIICISGFIIGESFPQKSLERSGSTQYDLAGGPPQGSVTATSTDGSSVGGYVYLQNHYAPGAHSGSAAAINYPAQQHPQMVYQLQQYPTCHQQQQQQHHQHLHQTAAGHYVQVGGQYHHHHMLHGHAHHHGHGGAVVIAGSGVGTGLGAGATSVMMQHHHQQQQQQQQQNMHKKNSIRNGGDVLKRTRAQSAYELSQDLLEKQIELLERKYGGLRARNAAVTIQRAFRHYMMVKKFASITAMAKAEKRLSRRMVVTASNMTLAEPDATNTNTSTSSAYGSATESQLEQQHQQQQQQQQQQQISAQQPRVTIMAGPPGAASPGLSRTPPTRSLSMRERRQLDCSPIPRSQSGASPASIASSTATSSALASHPHVNLLHAAEPHYYNAQAMPTAAAYYTSYHGSPHDLSYASSADTSLNASWVNSSGGQPTGHSPHTPYYSAAQIYMRPKGGSTTPTPSCSGSTGSGSGGSGSCSGSGKKVPPEVPKRTSSITAQQQSQLLLLQRQTPPPPSLLRTNGLCKTAENGSLTSVQSSGSDSSVTSAERNMNSDLGSDRSNSPHTWKRGTALNSSQQFSTHSADSAGPAPGHGAGGGAGGYAAQMQAAVAAATAVGGLPPADDHAISSHTSAAQYEQHEQQQHEQQQLQAAAAAAGVAQNYKMSETIRKRQYRVGLNLFNKKPEKGITYLIRRGFLENTPQGVARFLITRKGLSRQMIGEYLGNLQNQFNMAVLSCFAMELDLSGRQVDVALRKFQAYFRMPGEAQKIERLMEIFSQRYCECNADIVGRLRSSDTIFVLAFAIIMLNTDLHTPNLKPERRMRVEDFIKNLRGIDDCHDIDKDMLTGIYERVKSDEFKPGSDHVTQVMKVQATIVGKKPNLALPHRRLVCYCRLYEIPDVNKKERPGVHQREVFLFNDLLVITKIFSKKKTSVTYTFRNSFPLCGTVVTLLDMPNYPFCIQLSQKVDGKILITFNARNEHDRCKFAEDLKESISEMDEMETLRIEAELERQKSARNRAPGNAENRDSGVADVEVCPCPYQPGSQAAGEQAPNSADSTQQLKRSALSNSLLDMHEQFGNEKPQRRGSVGSLDSGMSISFQSTTTSSASRDNAAAIAAAANAAAAAKMRFNMPPTAAIATPNVYAAPGMQAYTHANFVQQSQAAYMLQQQQMLQQQAQLQAQAQAQAQAQAQAQAQAQPLTGRIPGRERKASRTDENGRSTEV encoded by the exons ATGATCATTTGCATATCGGGTTTTATAATTGGCGAAAG CTTTCCACAGAAGAGCCTGGAACGCAGTGGCTCCACCCAGTACGACTTGGCTGGAGGACCACCCCAGGGCTCCGTCACCGCCACCTCCACCGACGGCAGCAGCGTCGGCGGCTATGTCTACCTGCAGAACCACTACGCCCCCGGAGCCCACTCCGGCTCCGCCGCCGCCATCAACTATCCTGCCCAACAGCACCCCCAGATGGTCTACCAGCTCCAGCAGTATCCCACGTGccatcagcaacagcagcagcagcaccaccagcacTTACACCAGACCGCCGCCGGACACTACGTGCAGGTGGGTGGTCagtaccaccaccaccacatgCTCCACGGCCATGCCCACCACCACGGGCATGGCGGGGCGGTGGTCATAGCGGGCAGTGGCGTGGGCACTGGCCTGGGAGCCGGGGCCACCAGTGTGATGATgcaacaccaccaccagcagcagcagcaacagcagcagcagaacaTGCACAAGAAGAACTCCATACGGAACGGCGGGGATGTCCTCAAGAGGACGCGGGCACAGTCGGC CTACGAACTCTCGCAAGATCTGCTGGAGAAGCAGATCGAGCTGCTGGAGCGCAAGTACGGCGGATTGAGGGCCCGGAACGCAGCGGTGACCATTCAGCGCGCCTTCCGCCACTACATGATGGTGAAGAAGTTCGCCTCCATCACGGCCATGGCCAAGGCCGAGAAGCGTCTCTCCCGGCGCATGGTGGTGACGGCCAGCAACATGACCCTGGCGGAGCCAGATgccaccaacaccaacacctCCACCTCTTCGGCTTATGGCAGTGCCACGGAATCTCAActggagcagcagcaccagcaacaacagcagcagcagcagcagcagcagatctCTGCTCAGCAGCCACGTGTCACGATCATGGCGGGTCCCCCGGGAGCAGCTTCCCCGGGCTTATCGCGGACACCGCCCACGCGTTCACTTTCCATGCGGGAGCGACGTCAGCTGGACTGCAGTCCCATTCCGCGTAGTCAGTCAG GAGCCTCCCCCGCCTCCATAGCCAGCTCCACGGCCACCTCTTCTGCTCTCGCCTCGCATCCCCATGTGAACCTGCTGCATGCCGCCGAGCCGCATTACTACAACGCCCAGGCCATGCCCACGGCGGCCGCCTACTACACCAGCTACCATGGCTCCCCCCACGACCTGAGCTACGCCAGCTCGGCGGACACCTCGCTGAACGCCTCGTGGGTGAACTCCAGCGGTGGCCAACCCACCGGCCACTCCCCGCACACGCCCTACTACTCGGCGGCCCAGATCTACATGCGACCCAAGGGCGGCAGCACCACGCCCACGCCCAGCTGCAGCGGCAGCACAGGGAGCGGCAGTGGGGGCAGTGGCAgctgcagcggcagcggcaagAAGGTGCCACCGGAGGTGCCCAAGCGGACCAGCTCCATCACCGCCCAGCAGCAGAGCCAGCTCCTGTTGCTGCAGCGACAGACGCCACCGCCTCCATCGCTGCTGCGCACCAACGGACTCTGCAAGACGGCGGAGAACGGCAGCCTGACCTCCGTGCAGAGCTCCGGCTCGGACTCGAGTGTCACCTCCGCGGAGCGGAACATGAACAGTGACTTGGGCTCGGATCGCAGCAACTCCCCGCACACCTGGAAGCGAGGAACGGCCCTGAACAGCTCCCAGCAGTTCTCCACCCACTCGGCGGACTCCGCTGGACCTGCCCCGGGCCATGGAGCTGGCGGCGGAGCCGGTGGCTATGCCgcccagatgcaggccgcagtgGCAGCTGCCACGGCCGTGGGTGGCCTGCCGCCGGCCGACGACCATGCCATATCCTCGCACACGAGCGCCGCCCAGTACGAGCAGCacgaacagcagcagcacgaGCAGCAACAGCTCCAGGCGGCGGCTGCTGCCGCTGGGGTGGCCCAGAACTACAAGATGTCGGAGACGATCCGCAAGAGGCAGTACCGCGTCGGCTTGAATCTCTTCAACAAGAAGCCGGAGAAGGGCATCACCTATCTGATCCGGCGGGGATTCCTCGAGAACACGCCCCAGGGAGTGGCCCGATTCCTGATCACCCGCAAGGGCCTGTCCCGCCAGATGATCGGCGAGTATCTGGGCAACCTGCAGAACCAGTTCAACATGGCCGTGCTCAGCTGCTTCGCCATGGAGCTGGACTTGTCCGGCCGCCAAGTGGACGTGGCTCTGCGGAAGTTCCAGGCCTACTTCCGGATGCCGGGCGAGGCGCAGAAAATCGAACGTCTGATGGAGATCTTCTCGCAGCGCTACTGCGAGTGCAATGCCGATATCGTGGGGCGATTAAGGTCATCCGATACG ATCTTTGTCCTGGCTTTCGCCATCATCATGCTCAACACGGATCTGCACACGCCCAATCTGAAACCGGAGCGTCGCATGCGCGTCGAGGACTTCATCAAGAATCTGCGCGGCATCGACGACTGCCACGACATCGACAAGGACATGCTCACCGGCATCTACGAGCGCGTCAAGTCGGACGAGTTCAAGCCTGGCAGCGACCACGTCACCCAGGTGATGAAGGTCCAGGCCACCATTGTGGGCAAGAAACCGAACCTGGCCCTGCCCCATCGCCGTCTGGTCTGCTACTGCCGGCTGTACGAGATTCCCGACGTGAACAAGAAGGAGCGACCGGGTGTGCACCAGCGCGAGGTGTTCCTCTTCAACGATCTGCTCGTCATCACGAAGATCTTCAGCAAAAAGAAGACCTCCGTCACGTACACATTCCGCAACAGCTTCCCGCTGTGCGGCACTGTGGTGACCCTGCTGGACATGCCCAACTATCCCTTCTGCATCCAGCTGTCGCAGAAGGTCGACGGCAAGATCCTCATCACGTTCAATGCCCGCAACGAGCACGACCGCTGCAAGTTTGCCGAGGACCTCAAGGAGTCCATCAGCGAAATGGACGAAATGGAGACGCTGCGCATTGAGGCCGAGCTGGAGCGCCAAAAGTCGGCCCGCAACAGGGCCCCTGGCAACGCGGAGAACCGCGACAGCGGTGTGGCCGATGTGGAGGTGTGTCCTTGTCCCTATCAGCCAGGATCCCAGGCGGCCGGCGAGCAGGCACCAAACTCGGCTGATTCCACGCAGCAGCTGAAGCGCAGTGCGCTGAGCAACAGTCTCCTGGACATGCACGAGCAAT TTGGCAACGAGAAACCGCAGCGGAGGGGAAGCGTTGGCTCCCTGGACAGCGGCATGAGCATCTCGTTCCAGTCCACCACCACGTCGAGCGCCTCCCGGGACAATGCCGCTGCCATAGCCGCGGCAGCCAATGCTGCGGCAGCGGCCAAGATGCGCTTTAACATGCCACCCACGGCGGCCATTGCCACGCCCAATGTGTACGCGGCACCGGGAATGCAGGCCTACACCCACGCCAACTTTGTGCAACAATCTCAGGCCGCCTACatgctgcagcagcaacagatgCTCCAGCAACAGGCACAATTGCAGGCTCAGGCGCAGGCACAAGCCCAGGCCCAGGCTCAAGCTCAAGCTCAGGCTCAGCCACTCACTGGAAGGATACCGGGACGGGAGAGGAAGGCATCCCGCACGGACGAGAACGGACGGTCGACGGAGGTCTAA